The following are encoded in a window of Neomicrococcus lactis genomic DNA:
- a CDS encoding NAD-binding protein — protein sequence MLVIGLGRFGASVASQLVKQGREVLVIERNQHLVQKWSGALTHVVEADATNIDALRQLGAQEFSSAVVGVGTSIESSVLITVNLVDLGIEHLWVKAITPSHGKILTRIGANHVIYPEADAGVRTAHLVGGRMLDFIEFDDGFAIVKMYPPKETQGFTLAESQVRAKYGVTIVGVKTPGEDFTYAQPNTKVTHRDVLIVSGHTDLLERFAARP from the coding sequence GTGCTGGTGATCGGACTCGGACGTTTCGGCGCCTCCGTGGCCAGCCAGCTCGTGAAGCAAGGCCGCGAAGTTCTCGTGATCGAACGCAACCAGCATCTGGTGCAAAAGTGGTCCGGTGCTCTCACCCACGTGGTGGAAGCAGACGCCACCAATATCGATGCTCTACGCCAGCTGGGCGCTCAGGAGTTCAGCTCCGCTGTGGTGGGTGTGGGTACGTCGATCGAGTCATCCGTGCTCATCACCGTGAACCTCGTGGATCTTGGAATCGAGCACCTCTGGGTCAAGGCCATCACTCCGTCCCACGGCAAGATCCTCACGCGCATTGGCGCCAACCACGTGATCTATCCGGAAGCTGACGCCGGTGTCCGCACCGCTCACCTGGTGGGCGGTCGCATGTTGGACTTCATTGAGTTCGACGACGGCTTTGCGATCGTCAAGATGTACCCGCCGAAGGAAACTCAGGGCTTCACCTTGGCCGAGTCCCAAGTGCGCGCCAAGTACGGCGTCACGATTGTTGGTGTGAAGACGCCTGGCGAAGACTTCACGTACGCGCAACCTAACACGAAGGTCACGCACCGCGACGTGCTGATCGTTTCCGGCCACACGGATTTGTTGGAACGGTTCGCAGCCCGTCCCTAA